Proteins encoded within one genomic window of uncultured Desulfobacter sp.:
- a CDS encoding AraC family transcriptional regulator, whose product MNRQTEIINADDFFGDFANMNAFLDRKDGYEEYWRWPEDMGNGFCYAIKLRPGLILSMGEHLLWKPLSVDVEISSTCCFFSYSVSKTSGILQGRQNITDGIIFNSDQNYISHIPGWQGTSNFPDNVQIRSVAVDIAPWLLNYFLDEHHDQFPADLHEIANGSAKKYFHCPLVRTPLIDIRLHEIFNCQYQGPLKRMYLESKVLELIVHSLSQLIANKKKHDSSLTLDPGDFERTEKARNILIGNMQNPPSLVKLAGQVGLNKNKLNQNFRLIYGTSAFDYLRMYRLEHSKKLLENGEKNVAEIAFEVGYAQQCNFTKAFKNYFGSNPAKHLR is encoded by the coding sequence ATGAACAGGCAAACCGAAATAATCAATGCAGATGATTTCTTTGGAGATTTTGCCAATATGAACGCCTTCCTGGACAGGAAGGATGGCTATGAAGAATACTGGAGATGGCCGGAAGATATGGGAAATGGATTTTGTTATGCGATCAAACTCAGACCGGGACTGATTTTGTCCATGGGGGAGCACCTGCTGTGGAAGCCTTTGTCTGTAGATGTTGAAATCAGTTCAACATGTTGTTTTTTCAGTTATAGTGTTTCAAAAACCTCAGGGATTCTGCAAGGCAGACAGAACATAACAGACGGTATTATATTTAACTCTGATCAAAATTATATCTCTCATATACCGGGCTGGCAAGGGACCTCCAACTTTCCCGATAACGTTCAAATACGTTCAGTAGCTGTTGACATCGCACCTTGGCTACTCAATTATTTTTTGGATGAGCATCATGACCAGTTTCCTGCGGATCTGCATGAAATTGCCAATGGAAGCGCAAAAAAATATTTTCATTGTCCATTAGTCAGAACGCCTCTAATTGATATAAGGCTTCATGAAATATTCAACTGTCAATATCAGGGTCCATTGAAACGTATGTATCTTGAAAGTAAGGTTTTGGAGTTAATTGTCCACAGCCTATCTCAATTGATCGCGAATAAAAAAAAGCATGATAGTTCTTTAACGTTGGATCCGGGTGATTTTGAACGGACTGAGAAAGCCAGAAATATCTTAATCGGAAATATGCAAAATCCTCCTTCTCTGGTAAAATTAGCCGGTCAGGTAGGGCTCAATAAAAACAAACTTAATCAGAATTTTCGCCTGATCTATGGAACCAGCGCATTTGACTATTTACGCATGTACAGACTCGAACATTCGAAAAAACTTTTGGAAAATGGTGAAAAAAATGTTGCAGAAATAGCATTTGAAGTCGGATATGCCCAACAATGTAATTTTACCAAAGCATTTAAGAATTATTTTGGTTCAAATCCTGCGAAGCATCTTCGTTAA
- a CDS encoding Txe/YoeB family addiction module toxin, with product MNRKLAWTEEAWKDYTYWQTQDKKTLKRINNTIKHPFEGIGKPEALRENLSGFWSRRIDATNRLVYTVDDAYITIVSCRYHY from the coding sequence ATGAATAGGAAATTAGCCTGGACCGAAGAAGCATGGAAGGATTATACGTATTGGCAAACACAAGACAAAAAAACACTAAAAAGAATCAACAATACAATCAAGCATCCATTTGAGGGGATAGGGAAACCTGAGGCATTGAGAGAAAATTTATCTGGTTTTTGGTCCCGAAGAATTGATGCTACAAATCGATTGGTTTACACAGTTGATGATGCGTATATCACAATCGTTTCATGCCGGTATCACTATTAA
- a CDS encoding helix-turn-helix transcriptional regulator, producing MRILNFKKGYIERDVRLLANISDFRTELSKMVGVNRTTLSQCFRKVYGVTIFDFLRTFRLEESKRLLRAGNRSVTQVAYEVGYSQQKTFSREFKKYFGDTPSDSRSGTK from the coding sequence TTGAGAATACTAAATTTCAAGAAGGGTTATATAGAAAGGGATGTCCGGCTCCTTGCCAACATATCGGACTTTCGTACAGAACTTTCCAAAATGGTGGGGGTGAATAGAACGACCTTAAGCCAGTGCTTTCGTAAGGTTTATGGTGTAACTATCTTTGATTTTCTTCGCACGTTCCGGCTGGAAGAATCCAAGCGTCTGTTACGTGCCGGGAACCGGAGTGTGACGCAAGTTGCTTATGAAGTGGGGTACTCCCAGCAAAAGACATTCTCCAGAGAATTTAAAAAATATTTTGGTGATACACCAAGCGATTCTCGGTCGGGCACAAAATAA
- a CDS encoding methyltransferase domain-containing protein, which yields MSNERQQKERYFWDKSASRYDRHMQKAKLVYGIVLDFMAEYIDSSMDVLEIATGTGTLACAMADKCKSVTACDLSPEMIKVAKDKNDAKHHGNLVFHVKDAYCLDYDSSSFDVAIASNVLHVMIQPEKALASIHRVLKPGGILVAPTYCHNEHMISNITSRLISLSGFSAFHRWSAAAYKDFIEKNNFHLINYKLIKGLMPFAIVAAQKEAGKTVG from the coding sequence ATGAGTAATGAAAGGCAGCAAAAAGAGCGGTATTTCTGGGATAAATCCGCTTCGCGATATGACAGGCATATGCAAAAGGCAAAGCTTGTTTATGGGATTGTTCTGGATTTTATGGCAGAATATATTGATTCTTCAATGGATGTTCTAGAAATTGCCACAGGGACCGGCACCCTGGCCTGCGCGATGGCCGACAAATGCAAAAGTGTTACCGCCTGTGATCTTTCACCGGAAATGATTAAAGTGGCGAAAGACAAAAATGATGCAAAGCACCATGGGAATCTGGTGTTTCATGTTAAGGACGCCTATTGCCTTGACTATGATTCATCTTCTTTTGATGTGGCAATCGCTTCAAATGTGCTTCATGTGATGATACAGCCTGAAAAGGCCCTGGCGTCCATACACAGGGTTTTAAAACCCGGAGGGATTTTGGTTGCCCCCACCTATTGTCATAATGAACACATGATCAGTAATATCACATCAAGGTTAATCTCTCTTTCGGGATTCTCAGCCTTTCATAGATGGTCTGCAGCCGCCTATAAGGACTTTATTGAAAAAAATAACTTTCACTTGATTAATTATAAACTAATAAAGGGGCTGATGCCTTTTGCCATTGTTGCGGCCCAAAAAGAGGCCGGCAAGACGGTTGGCTGA
- a CDS encoding type II toxin-antitoxin system prevent-host-death family antitoxin, giving the protein MRTVNFSEARNNLKSVLNRVVDDADYTIITRRDSEDAVVMSLETFNSFMETFYLLRSPANAAHLTKSIEQFRNGEVRERDLVDE; this is encoded by the coding sequence ATGAGAACTGTTAATTTTAGCGAAGCAAGAAATAATCTTAAGTCCGTATTGAATCGAGTCGTTGATGATGCCGATTATACAATCATTACACGCCGTGATTCAGAAGATGCGGTTGTTATGTCCTTGGAAACGTTTAATAGTTTTATGGAAACTTTTTATCTTCTCAGATCCCCTGCCAACGCGGCACATTTAACAAAATCTATTGAACAATTTAGAAATGGAGAAGTCCGGGAAAGAGATCTGGTAGATGAATAG
- a CDS encoding AraC family transcriptional regulator has product MEHDFMHMGEWQEGIDGSSVFSSTVLHNGPINWVMSDVFGQASIQMIKFRSGMTLSFQRRRFKHVTKLYGQSDEAFIGFHFCLSGFDRTKVNGVGNDLQFCRDNNGFIIAKNGWQWQVEVPEKQNFSIVAIGFTFNDFRKIVCDQTQSLPSVLQCVCEDKVPEFASLSMPSTPQIRLVLAQMLDPSLTLSHRKLYFEAKSLELIDLMIDLLNHTNHDRHSARQFQSSEIDRLYHVREVIQKDLANPPNLYDLAKIAGMNHCKLNRGFKALFGNTVFGCLRDMRLETARRLLTAGKMNVTEASCFVGYSCLSHFSSAFKEQYKMNPRECLKCSTHSDLFQQAKLNRSNR; this is encoded by the coding sequence ATGGAACATGATTTCATGCACATGGGAGAATGGCAGGAGGGAATTGACGGGAGTTCCGTGTTCAGCTCAACCGTTTTGCATAATGGCCCTATTAATTGGGTGATGTCGGATGTTTTTGGCCAGGCGTCCATTCAAATGATAAAGTTTCGCTCCGGAATGACCTTAAGTTTTCAACGGCGCCGATTCAAACATGTGACCAAACTGTATGGCCAAAGCGATGAAGCGTTCATCGGATTCCACTTTTGTTTGTCCGGTTTTGACAGAACTAAGGTGAACGGTGTTGGGAATGATCTTCAATTTTGCCGGGACAATAATGGTTTCATCATTGCAAAGAACGGTTGGCAGTGGCAGGTTGAAGTTCCTGAAAAGCAAAATTTCTCGATTGTCGCTATCGGTTTTACGTTCAATGACTTCAGGAAAATCGTTTGCGATCAAACACAGAGCTTGCCTTCGGTCTTACAGTGCGTCTGCGAAGACAAGGTCCCAGAATTTGCGAGTTTGAGCATGCCTTCAACGCCACAAATACGGTTGGTGCTGGCTCAGATGCTTGATCCATCTTTAACTCTATCCCATAGAAAATTATATTTTGAAGCCAAATCATTGGAACTTATCGATCTCATGATAGATTTGCTTAATCATACAAACCATGACAGGCATTCAGCAAGACAATTTCAATCCTCGGAGATCGACAGGCTTTATCACGTAAGAGAGGTCATACAAAAGGACCTTGCCAACCCGCCGAATCTCTATGATCTGGCAAAAATTGCAGGCATGAACCATTGCAAATTGAATCGCGGCTTCAAAGCCCTGTTCGGGAACACGGTTTTCGGATGCCTTCGGGATATGCGCCTTGAAACGGCCCGCCGGCTTTTGACGGCGGGGAAAATGAATGTCACCGAAGCCTCCTGTTTTGTGGGCTATTCTTGTTTGAGCCATTTTTCCAGTGCGTTTAAAGAACAATATAAGATGAATCCGCGGGAATGTTTGAAATGTTCCACCCATTCCGACCTCTTTCAGCAGGCGAAACTCAACCGGTCCAACCGTTAA
- a CDS encoding isoprenylcysteine carboxylmethyltransferase family protein, with amino-acid sequence MIINYFAAAILVMPLISMAFPTIDYWRSYKNETKAGPQGEKADYNYFFYLLVIGVVGMWGTWIFAIIWLFTAHNTTFIKPGSVGSAPVWLFQMVGLVIFLSGAVTYNLAIIAAGKYLRPAPAGTLDKHILIDKGPFSLIRHPLYVAYFLINIGLSLTFLYVIPLFSAVLIVLGIYPTARAEEAVLVKQLGDKYIRYKQRVGMFFPWF; translated from the coding sequence GTGATTATAAATTATTTTGCAGCAGCCATACTGGTCATGCCGTTGATTTCTATGGCGTTCCCTACCATTGATTATTGGCGGTCTTATAAAAACGAAACAAAAGCCGGTCCTCAGGGTGAAAAAGCCGACTATAATTATTTCTTTTATCTGCTGGTAATCGGGGTGGTTGGCATGTGGGGAACATGGATTTTCGCCATTATATGGCTGTTTACAGCCCATAACACAACTTTTATAAAGCCCGGGAGTGTCGGTTCTGCACCAGTCTGGCTGTTTCAGATGGTCGGGTTGGTTATCTTTCTATCCGGTGCCGTGACCTACAATTTGGCTATTATTGCTGCCGGTAAGTACTTGCGCCCGGCCCCTGCCGGTACACTTGATAAGCATATACTCATTGACAAGGGACCTTTTTCCCTGATTCGCCACCCGCTTTACGTCGCTTACTTTTTAATCAATATAGGTTTAAGCTTGACTTTTTTATACGTAATACCTTTGTTTTCTGCCGTATTGATTGTCCTGGGCATTTATCCAACGGCCAGGGCCGAAGAAGCGGTGCTTGTAAAACAGCTTGGTGATAAATATATTCGTTATAAGCAACGCGTTGGCATGTTTTTCCCCTGGTTTTAA
- a CDS encoding TonB-dependent receptor — protein sequence MKNCTLYKKMCSHTGLIVCLANIMIIAILIPVSPAWAEEDKADAQIGDIVVTATKMSTEVDKIPTNITVITHEDIEKYPGHYNALTVLQEANIPGLYFPANGSGGGNAEVGISTRGNEISPWGTKVMINGVEFNRGNGYVRAGRLAIHDIERIEVTKTPSAEYGDNALGGVINIITRKAKDPVEAKAGIAFTSLGGGNGYSVLNGTQGYWNYYLDASMVREDSYQDDGYYDGNNVYGKVGYALNDSAQLTFHGSYKDSKGIYTTGLTREQFDQDPSQNPNSGPDKYYETEESLGALVYSQKLGPHELMGKMELQTSNYQMYWSGYNDVKAWQAHPEVNMTFNHDIGNMANKLVVGTEYRYHDIDVKRYTATSFSDVGALNKSFSRKDISYAGYLQDELRITDALTVTAGIRYDYFDLEQTANTANSTAWAQKKGDFSPKFGFTYQLCDQANLFAGFNSGIKSPVRLAQWYTNGDLDPENLRSYEVGLRGNIPNGVDYNLALFWQEVTDKFVRQSADPDAQYENAGQTSSKGVELGVNAKFQNGLYASTSFTYQDSKFDEFISQGVDYSGKKMVGVPDIMFSFKLGYTQKMFGDISISPVYTGKRYFNYANTNEDDAFWVLNARYAKTIGRVELYVAANNLFDESAVGSGSGNPGNESLYPITGFSTIAGLNMTF from the coding sequence ATGAAGAACTGTACCCTATATAAAAAAATGTGCAGCCATACCGGTTTAATAGTTTGCCTTGCCAATATTATGATCATAGCAATCCTGATTCCCGTATCGCCGGCATGGGCAGAAGAAGACAAGGCAGATGCACAGATTGGTGACATCGTCGTTACAGCCACCAAGATGTCCACCGAGGTAGATAAAATACCCACCAACATCACCGTTATAACCCATGAAGATATTGAAAAGTATCCAGGGCATTACAATGCACTGACCGTGCTGCAGGAGGCCAACATACCCGGACTCTATTTCCCTGCAAACGGCAGTGGCGGCGGAAATGCCGAAGTCGGCATCAGCACCCGGGGCAATGAAATTTCTCCGTGGGGAACAAAGGTGATGATCAACGGCGTGGAGTTTAACCGGGGAAACGGTTATGTAAGGGCCGGCAGATTGGCGATACACGATATCGAGCGCATTGAAGTGACCAAAACCCCGTCAGCAGAATACGGGGATAATGCCCTTGGCGGGGTTATCAATATCATCACGCGTAAGGCAAAAGATCCCGTGGAGGCCAAGGCGGGAATAGCCTTCACCAGTTTGGGCGGCGGCAATGGGTATAGTGTGCTCAATGGGACCCAGGGATATTGGAATTACTACCTGGACGCATCTATGGTTCGCGAAGATTCCTATCAGGATGACGGATATTATGATGGCAACAATGTATACGGCAAAGTGGGCTATGCGCTTAATGATAGTGCGCAATTAACCTTCCATGGGTCTTACAAGGATTCAAAGGGAATTTACACCACCGGACTGACCCGGGAGCAGTTCGACCAGGATCCGTCCCAGAATCCGAACAGCGGGCCTGACAAGTACTATGAAACCGAAGAATCACTGGGCGCCCTTGTGTACAGCCAAAAACTGGGCCCCCATGAATTGATGGGCAAAATGGAGCTGCAGACGTCAAATTACCAAATGTACTGGAGTGGGTATAATGACGTAAAAGCGTGGCAGGCGCATCCGGAAGTGAACATGACCTTCAATCATGACATTGGGAATATGGCCAACAAACTTGTCGTCGGCACAGAGTATCGTTACCATGACATTGATGTAAAAAGATACACGGCAACCAGCTTTTCAGATGTGGGCGCACTCAATAAGTCCTTTTCACGCAAAGACATCAGTTATGCAGGATATCTGCAGGATGAGCTGCGCATCACCGACGCACTCACGGTGACTGCGGGGATTCGTTACGATTATTTTGATCTGGAGCAAACCGCGAACACGGCCAACAGCACCGCCTGGGCACAGAAAAAAGGTGATTTCAGTCCCAAATTTGGTTTTACCTATCAATTGTGTGATCAGGCCAACCTGTTTGCCGGGTTCAACAGCGGCATCAAAAGCCCGGTCAGGCTTGCGCAATGGTATACCAATGGGGATTTGGACCCGGAAAATTTGCGTTCCTATGAAGTGGGCCTGCGCGGCAATATTCCAAATGGGGTGGATTATAACCTGGCCCTTTTCTGGCAAGAGGTAACCGATAAGTTTGTCAGACAAAGCGCTGACCCGGATGCACAGTATGAAAATGCCGGGCAAACCAGCTCAAAAGGGGTGGAGCTGGGCGTCAATGCAAAATTTCAGAACGGCTTATACGCATCAACCAGTTTTACCTACCAAGACTCAAAATTCGATGAATTTATCAGTCAGGGCGTTGATTATTCGGGCAAAAAGATGGTTGGCGTACCGGATATTATGTTTTCCTTCAAACTGGGTTATACCCAAAAAATGTTCGGAGATATTTCAATAAGTCCTGTGTATACGGGTAAACGCTATTTTAACTATGCCAACACCAATGAGGATGACGCCTTTTGGGTGCTGAATGCCAGGTATGCCAAGACCATTGGCCGGGTTGAGCTGTATGTTGCGGCCAACAACTTGTTTGATGAAAGTGCTGTTGGCAGCGGCAGTGGGAATCCTGGCAATGAATCGCTCTATCCGATTACGGGGTTCAGCACCATAGCCGGGTTAAACATGACATTCTAA
- a CDS encoding MATE family efflux transporter — translation MNQDRELALTQPMGKLFLRMAIPGIIGTVVMGLYNFVDAIFLGQFVGPAAVGAVGLLYVLVIMNQAILVIMGSGSGAVLSVAMGQKDHETVGRLLGNLIPITFLASTAFALCLYLCAPGVVKFLGGNGALLQMAVAYLRILVFGMPFMATGAAMNMLLRGEGKMRTAMMIASGSFLLNIALDPILIAWAGWGIKGAAWATVIAQIVYFLWQILFHWFGETQLRLVPEKITISTRLTTRVMKSGTPAMLMQLMSVIQMGVLYKVLAHAGGTDHLALMTSGMRCYMLVFFIIFGIAYGMQPVVGMNFGAGNYGRVLLAWKYFTAVSVLITLGFWILFMTYTHLIVSWFISDPALAQMGVPYFRILNFPLPFMGAIPTTMMFFIAIERPKPAGKLAIARQVVLFVPLVMLFYYLMQVKGVWLSMPVTDVLTALMGLLMILKEFVKLSKAKSPANFENKAQAP, via the coding sequence ATGAATCAGGACAGAGAACTGGCCTTGACCCAGCCCATGGGAAAATTGTTTTTGCGCATGGCGATTCCCGGTATCATCGGGACCGTTGTCATGGGATTATATAACTTTGTGGACGCTATTTTTCTCGGTCAGTTTGTGGGGCCAGCAGCCGTGGGAGCGGTGGGACTGCTTTATGTACTGGTAATCATGAACCAGGCAATATTGGTGATCATGGGAAGTGGTTCCGGTGCGGTGCTTTCCGTGGCCATGGGGCAAAAAGACCATGAGACCGTGGGGCGTCTGTTGGGCAACCTGATTCCCATAACCTTTTTGGCCTCAACCGCCTTTGCCCTGTGCCTGTACCTGTGTGCCCCGGGTGTTGTTAAATTTTTGGGCGGCAACGGGGCCTTACTTCAGATGGCAGTTGCCTATCTTCGGATATTGGTATTTGGGATGCCTTTTATGGCTACCGGCGCGGCGATGAACATGCTGCTTCGGGGAGAGGGAAAAATGAGAACGGCCATGATGATAGCGTCCGGTTCGTTTCTCTTAAACATCGCCCTGGATCCCATTCTCATTGCATGGGCCGGATGGGGAATTAAAGGCGCTGCCTGGGCAACGGTGATTGCCCAGATTGTCTATTTTCTGTGGCAGATTTTGTTCCATTGGTTTGGAGAGACCCAGCTTCGCCTGGTTCCCGAAAAAATTACGATATCCACCAGGTTAACGACCCGGGTGATGAAATCCGGGACGCCTGCCATGCTCATGCAGCTCATGAGCGTCATCCAAATGGGAGTGTTGTACAAAGTCCTGGCCCATGCCGGAGGAACGGATCATCTTGCCTTGATGACTTCGGGAATGCGGTGTTACATGCTGGTCTTTTTTATTATTTTCGGGATAGCTTATGGCATGCAGCCTGTGGTGGGTATGAATTTCGGGGCTGGAAATTACGGACGGGTTTTGCTCGCCTGGAAATATTTTACAGCAGTGAGCGTCCTTATAACCTTAGGATTCTGGATATTGTTTATGACCTATACACACCTGATCGTGAGTTGGTTTATCTCTGATCCTGCCCTTGCCCAAATGGGCGTCCCCTATTTTAGAATTTTGAATTTCCCCTTGCCGTTTATGGGAGCAATTCCAACCACCATGATGTTCTTCATCGCCATTGAGCGGCCCAAACCGGCCGGGAAACTGGCCATTGCCAGGCAGGTGGTTTTATTTGTTCCGTTGGTCATGCTCTTCTATTATCTGATGCAGGTAAAAGGGGTGTGGCTTTCCATGCCTGTTACCGATGTTCTGACAGCTCTGATGGGGCTGCTCATGATTCTAAAAGAATTTGTTAAATTGTCCAAAGCAAAATCTCCGGCAAATTTTGAGAATAAGGCACAAGCACCTTAA
- a CDS encoding TonB-dependent receptor has product MHFSRKTLTTYILSLISIMIVMPYSYVYGDENQKIFELDTITVTANKRKENVQEIPMSITAFSETELEDAGIEDISGVIDMVPNLTIEKESTVSYRGLGNSMFTGKNPVVIYVDGVPFDDSSNYDAELFNIERVEVLRGPQGTLYGKNAIGGVINVITKKPGNVFESKAGIEIGENETYGVKGFVNGPLINDKLFFGISCKYRETRGFMKNDHPDQDYFDSEERKNMKALLRWLPSDQLELSFHTGVAQIRDGAGRGIGSDKVRYHENRDPDDKSDSDVFTSALNVSYKNKFAEFISITTYKDTEGNFWNNYSYLNWGHLEHVSISDSNAFTQEFRVQSSPKDGGFKWLGGLYYSNEVWDFHDYGVVYVTESTLGYNTKSNWPYALDETTKAVFGQITIPVVLSINFTAGLRYEQTNKETDYKHYSTRTDTGELLSTVKWHRDDDWDALLPKGVLSWDINKDALLYASLSKGYLAGGTNINGDDRETAKFDEQTSLNYEIGIKTAWFNNKFFLNSTFFYVDIDDMHVYTNPSPGIWIASNAAKAHSQGIEIEAKARPLQGLDISAAFGWIDAEFDDYGDYTGKTPTQTPAYTLNLNVQYRHDSGFFIRGEMEGYGKTYYDEANTLKRDPFQLYNAKIGYESSKWDVYLYCNNLLDEEYISSMVYQMCTVSEPRTMGIIASIRF; this is encoded by the coding sequence ATGCATTTCTCACGAAAAACTTTAACAACTTACATCTTATCATTAATTTCTATTATGATTGTTATGCCATACAGTTATGTTTATGGAGATGAAAATCAAAAAATTTTTGAATTAGATACAATTACAGTTACCGCAAATAAAAGAAAAGAAAACGTTCAAGAAATTCCAATGAGCATCACTGCATTTTCAGAAACTGAACTTGAGGATGCTGGAATAGAAGATATCTCCGGCGTTATTGATATGGTCCCTAACCTGACCATAGAAAAGGAGAGCACAGTCAGTTATAGAGGGCTTGGTAACAGTATGTTTACCGGCAAAAACCCGGTAGTAATCTATGTGGATGGCGTTCCCTTTGACGATAGTTCAAATTATGATGCAGAACTTTTTAACATTGAAAGGGTGGAGGTTCTTCGTGGCCCCCAGGGAACCTTATACGGCAAAAACGCTATAGGTGGCGTTATTAATGTTATAACCAAAAAACCGGGCAATGTATTTGAATCAAAGGCCGGCATTGAGATTGGAGAGAATGAAACCTATGGTGTTAAAGGATTTGTCAACGGACCTCTAATAAATGACAAGTTGTTTTTCGGAATTTCCTGCAAATATCGCGAAACCAGAGGCTTTATGAAAAATGATCATCCTGATCAGGATTATTTTGATTCCGAAGAGAGGAAAAATATGAAGGCCTTGCTTCGGTGGCTGCCGTCGGATCAGCTTGAATTAAGTTTCCATACCGGCGTGGCGCAGATAAGGGATGGTGCAGGAAGAGGAATTGGTTCTGATAAAGTTCGTTATCATGAAAACAGGGATCCTGACGATAAATCTGATTCAGATGTATTCACTTCCGCCCTGAATGTCAGTTATAAAAATAAATTTGCGGAGTTTATTTCAATCACAACTTACAAAGATACTGAAGGGAATTTTTGGAATAACTATTCTTATTTGAATTGGGGGCACTTGGAGCATGTAAGCATATCGGATAGCAATGCTTTTACTCAGGAATTTCGGGTTCAATCTTCCCCAAAAGATGGTGGATTTAAATGGCTCGGCGGGCTTTATTATTCGAACGAAGTGTGGGATTTTCATGATTACGGTGTTGTTTATGTTACTGAATCCACATTGGGCTACAATACCAAATCCAACTGGCCATATGCCCTGGATGAAACGACCAAGGCTGTATTTGGGCAAATAACGATTCCTGTTGTTTTATCAATTAATTTTACAGCAGGCCTCAGGTATGAACAAACAAATAAAGAGACGGACTATAAACATTATAGTACCCGCACAGACACAGGAGAATTATTATCGACAGTGAAATGGCACAGAGATGATGATTGGGACGCTCTCTTGCCCAAAGGCGTTCTTTCGTGGGATATAAATAAGGATGCCCTGTTATATGCCAGTCTATCTAAAGGATATTTGGCAGGAGGAACCAACATTAACGGTGATGATAGGGAAACTGCGAAATTTGATGAACAGACATCTCTAAACTATGAAATCGGAATCAAGACGGCTTGGTTCAACAACAAGTTTTTCCTAAATTCCACTTTTTTTTATGTTGATATTGATGATATGCATGTTTACACCAACCCTTCGCCCGGTATCTGGATTGCATCCAATGCGGCAAAAGCACACAGTCAGGGAATCGAAATTGAAGCAAAAGCAAGGCCTTTACAGGGCCTTGATATTTCCGCCGCCTTTGGATGGATTGACGCCGAGTTTGATGATTATGGTGACTATACTGGAAAAACACCCACTCAAACGCCTGCGTATACATTAAATCTAAATGTACAGTACAGGCATGATTCAGGTTTTTTTATCCGTGGGGAAATGGAAGGCTACGGTAAAACATATTATGACGAAGCCAATACCCTTAAACGAGATCCTTTTCAATTATATAATGCCAAAATCGGTTATGAAAGTTCCAAGTGGGATGTATATCTTTACTGTAACAACTTACTTGACGAAGAATACATTAGCTCCATGGTCTATCAAATGTGTACGGTTTCCGAACCCCGTACTATGGGTATCATTGCGTCAATACGCTTTTAG